The genomic segment TGGTATCAGGCAGCAGTGGGCTGCTGGATCTCCaaatccaggacccatgcatggctgccaacccCGAGTCTCTTCTGTAAGCAATGAACAAGTTGTGGCCGTTTGTTATCCCAGCACAGTGTGTGTCTCATCTTTGGATTTGCTGGCGGGAGACTCTTGTCACACATGCCCTTGCAAACTCTTATTAAGTTTAATTCCTAATGACAGTTCTTTATTGCAAAGTGTAAAAGTATGTTGAAATAGAAATGTTTTGATTAAGGAAAAGGTAATGTTCTGCAAGGGGccacagtggcacagcaggttaaaccactgagctgctgaacttcctgattgGAAGGAAGGCAGTTCGAATCTTACCCAAACAGTCAGTCAATTAGAGAGAAAAATCATCTTAGGCATGTCTCATCGAATTGATTCAATGAAGAATGCCctccaaaaaagaagaaattctaAAAAAATCCTACATAgcctttagacaaaatggacgaGAGTcacttctaataaactacaacagGCAGAAAAAAGAATACAAAGCCCTATTGCTTCACAAAAAAAGCAATGTAGATTAAAAGTGTGGTCCACCTTGCTCGAagcataacaaaaaaaaaaaaaaagactccaGACTTTTCTGGCACCTCATTTCAGGTGCGCTTAACCCCCACTCCCTCTCAACCAGTCAGCAGCTACCATAGTTGGTCTGTGAAAACTATTTCAGAGGCCTCTTCTCTGGAAATAACCCAACCACCCTGCATCACCCCAACCCCTCAGATCTCCCACTCGTAGGTGCCCCAAAGTGGCGTGCAGTTACACCAGAGGAGATGGCTAAACTCATCTCACAACTCAAAAATGGCAAAGCCTTAGGAAATGATTTTATTCCAGCAGAATTTATAAAATCAAATATTCAGTGGTGGGGCCCATTACTGGCTGCTCTTTTCACCCAAATAAATTATTCAGGAAAACTCCCAGAGAGTTGGAAACAGGCAATTACAGTTCCAATATATAAGACAGGCGCTCCAAAAGAGCCTGGTAACTATAGACCGATCAGCCTGCTTTCCATCCCAGGCAAACTGTATGCACGATTCCTTTGCAAGAAACTGACGAAGGAATTGGAGGCAAACAAAACTCTCTCAGATGCACAGGCGGCCTTCAGGAAAAACTCATCCACTATGGACCATAGCTTAATTCTCTTACATTGCAGAGAAATACCATAAAATACTGAAAGGCAAATTCTTCATGGCCTTCATGGATTTAAAAGCAGCATTTGATTCTGTCTCCTGACTCAGATTATTTGATTATGTCTCCAGAAGCTAGAAAAGTGCCTAACCGATAGTAGACTACTCTTCCTCATCAAAGAATTATATAGAGACAGCCACTTACAAGTTAGATGTGGTCCCCAGGGCCAAATTTCTAAGCCAATTCAAATGATCAGAGGGGTCAGGCAGGGTTGTATCTTAGCTCCTACCTTGTTTAACATATTCCTAAATGACCTAGAAGAAGTCATGAAGGATCCATAAGGACACCTTCCCAGCTTGGgcacagaaaaaatggaatgcaaagatacagaatgggggactcctggctcgacagcagtacgtgtgaaaaagatcttggagtccttgtggacaacaagttaaatatgagcctacaatgtgatgcggctgctaaaaagccaacaggattctggcctgcataaatagaggtatagcatctagatccagggaagtcatgctacccctctattctgccatggtcagaccacatctggaatattgtgtccaattctgggcaccgcaattgaagggagatgttgacaagctggaaaacgtccagaggagggcaactaaaatgatcaagggtctggagaacaagccctatgaggagcggtttaaagaactaggcatgtttagcctgcagaagagaagacggagaggagacatgatagccatgtacaaatacgtgaagggaagtcatagggaggagggagcaagcttgttttctgctgccctgcagactaggacacggaacaatggcttcaaactacaggaaaagagattccacctgaacatcaggaagaatttcctcactgtgagggcagtggaactctctcccccggactgtggtggaggctccttctttggaggcttttaagcagagactggatggccatctgtcgggggtgctttgaatgcgatttcctgcttcttggcagggggttggactggatggcccatgtggtctcttccaattctactattctatgattctatgattctataaggagAGATCCCATTCTGCTTTATGCAGATGATACAGCCATCCTGTCCAGATCCAGACCAGGGCTCCTACATCAACTCAAGATATTTACAGATTATTGCAAAACTAACAAGCTAAATATCAATTTTAGCAAATCAAAAGATCTTGTTTTTGAAtgcaaatacacaaaatacaaatgGTCTACTGGAAAAATTCCTTTAGAGCAGGTAAAAAGCTTCCAGTACCTGGGACTCACCTTCCACCATACACTATCATGGAAAGAacacagagaaacagtgacccaaaAAGCTAAGGCCAGCTGAGCTGTCATACTAAGATTTTACTGGTTTCAAAATGGCACAGAAATTACTAAAGCAACAGTTGAAGGACATTGCCCTGAGAGAGCTCAGAGCTCGCTCAGATTCACCATGTTCCCCTAGGGCTCTGAACTTACCATACACTGTGCCATTTAAGTTATGTAATTATCTTAACAGTCTCACAGTGTCTAATTACCGAAGACTCCTCACAAAAGTGAGGCTAATGTACTTGCATCAGAGCTGCTAAATGGCAGACTATCTGGTATCCCCTACTCCCAAAGATTATGCCCGTGCggtggaaatgaaatagaataatTAGAACACATCTTGTTGCAGTGCTGCTGTTACTCAGCTCAGCGAGGTCAACTCATACACCCAATCCTGACCCGGTTGTCTGACCATGCCCCGCAAGGGAAGGTCAGATATCTTATGGAGGATAAGCACCATGATGTGACCCTCACAGTGGAAAAGTTCCTTGCAGTgtcatcaaagctgatcaggtcATTACCTGACTTTGTGTCGTATGTGTCTGTTTAGAACACTTCCCAGATTTTGAATGttctgtaaactcttgtatgttatCCACTTAACAGCTGCGGGTCCATGgactgtaatatttatttatttatttatttatttatttattacaatatttatatcccgcccttctcacccaacaggggactcagggcggcttacaataaaacgcatatataaaaattgtacaatacactataaatcagttaaaaaattaacttacatcggacattcataaacgcattataaaatacagataggcgtgttcaagtttaaaagactgggtcagtcaattgagttccagcgtacataatagtaattaacgctgctaattgttattcgaaagcctggccccacaaccaagttttaaccttcctacggaaggataggagggagggagcctgcctgacttcactggggagggcgttccataggcggggagccactactgaaaaggccctgtctctagtccccgccagctgcacttgtgataaagtgtgtgtgtgtgtatatatatagagagagagagtgtgtgtgtgtgtaacagagGCAACACATACTCAATTTCACAGCTTTTTGTGTCCTTATCTTGTTCTGCTTCTTGTTTCAAAATCCGTTGAATAAATTCTTCTACTATGGAAGGGGATCCCCCAAATTTGGCTTGGCTGCATTCTACCCCTGCCAAGCCGTGTTGCTTGGGAGTGAAAAATATATGGTACACCATCTCTTCCTGTATGCTCTCGTGCTAAGGTCAACATGATCAGGCATCCACCAATTATTTCTTCTACTTCATTTTATTCTACCAGGCAGGTATGTTAGTTAGAAGTTGAACTTATAAATCACCAAATATTCACAAAAGGTGAAAAATACATCTGGATAGTATAGATATAAGAAGATCATTTAAACCCAGAAGAAAATTATACAGAAGAGCTCTGAAGAGGAGTATGGAATCCTTGGAGAGAAGGATGTGTAAGACATTCTATGACCATATTGCCAATGGACATTGATTGCTCAAGGGAAAGACTCTAGAATCCACTCAGATTCTTCCACCATGTTGCTAGGAAACagccgttgttgttgttgagccAGGTTTCTTTACCATACCAAAGATGCAGAATCTTTTGCATCATATCTTTCTCTTCTGCTCTTTCTGCTGCCTCTACTACCAAGTGGCTGCACCACTTCATTTCCTGCCACCACCATTGTTAGTAACTTGCTCAAAGCCAGGAAATCGTGTTTATCAACGACAAGACAATGAGCTTCGTCTCTCATGTCTGTGGGATGGCCTTATTGTGATGCATTACTCAAGAATGCCAGGAGTAAATTTCGGGGAAGAAGAGTCAGATTTCCAAGCACCGCCTTATTGTCGCTGGTTCCAAAATTCCGTTCTGGTAAACAGTACAAATCTCTGGTCAGGAAATCTAACACTGGGCACAGGCCTGCCAGGAAACAGCCCTCATCCGACATGGGCTTATAGTCAGATCACCGTACAATGCACATCAACATTTTGCCCACCTCCCTTGTGCTTTCACCGCAACCTGAGTATTGAGGTTTCTGGGCAAGATGTCCGTCTCTTCCTGTTCTGGCCACGTACCCGTCCGATTTTGGAATGGCAGCCGGTGCACTTGGGTTGGTGTGCACGTCTTAAGAGTTCCACATGGATCTACCACTTCAGGAGTCAAGGGGGTAGTCCTGCTGATCTCCTCATTCCCAGTGATCAACATACTGAGCTTCCTCCATTCACTGCATACCTTAATGCAGAGCTGCAGCAGGTCTGTAGGTCCTATTATAGCTACCACTTGACTGTGCGCTATTCCCACCGTGGGTTCTACACTGCTTCAGTCACCATTGAGCACGGGCCTCAGGTCAGCGTTAGTACGGATTTCTATGTAGAGCCTGCCTTGCTACATGTTTTTAGTGCAAATTCCAAATTGCTGAGTCATCCACATGGGACATTCAGCCTGTCTTGGAGTTTTCTACACCTCAGTCAAGGGATAGTAGCTTATAAACTATTGAATATACATGACACAAGAGGGTGGTCTCATTCCTACAGTTATAACTCTTTTGCTTTGCATAGTAATTTCTGTGATGTCCATAAACCACAACAATCCAAGGAGAAGGTGGTGGCTACTATCTACTTCCAAACCAATGAAAGGTCATTTGGAGAGCTGTCAGGAAAACTTGATTTCTCCAATAAGACTCTGATATTTAGTGCAAGCAATGCAGTTCCAAATTACCTCACAATCAACCCACAGAAAGTCAAGGTAGGCACATATATTGTTAGCCATACCATAGGGCTTTACTATTCAATGGAAGATGGTGGAACTGCTAATGCCATCCATAAAAATTCCAGCTCCCACTATATCTTTTACCAGCAAGCAGGCTTTTCCTACCTGGTCGTTGTGGAGTTTGTTCAGCTACAATTGTTCAGGTTCAGTACGCACATATATCTGAACCGGAAGGGAAGACTCTTCAAGTCTCtaagagaaaaagagatagaAATTCATGTTTTCAACAGCAGTTTTCCAGACGAAGGTTTGGCCTATATCGTATGGTTTATTCCCGTACAACATCCTCTGCTGCAGTGCAAATGGGTTTTCAACTTGCAACTTTTTGATTCAAAAGACAAGAATGTGGTTGAGAACTATAGTTATGCCTATGGAAATCATGTCAGAAATGCAACACAGTTCATTCCTGACTCTGTCTTACCTTTCAATCCTGCTCTGTATACTGGCTTTGTAGCAAAAATGAAGTGCATTAGCAGTAAATTTGTACTAATGGTTTTGAAAGCTACATTCAACCTTTATGGTTCTAAAGTCATAGAATCCAGATTAGCTTGTCATCAAAACGCTTGTTCTATTGCAAAAATTAATATTCAGAGGTCTGAGACATCTAAATTCATCCTACATTATGCTCCAGGGACAGAATTTACCCTGGCTACTGATACACAGATAAACTGCCCAGGCCCTAAACAAACCGATGTCATCTGGAACATTTATAAAGTCGAAAATAGGGCCAGTACCCCAGACTGGTCAAAACCTTTTAACCCACCTGGAATTAGAAAAAGAAATGACATGACATTAAACATTCCCAGTTCTAGCTTAGACGATGGCTTGTATGTCTTTAATTTCTCCATGAAATTAAAATCATTAGATACATGGGATATTACTAAAAGTTCAGATTCAGTGCTTGTTGAGATTGGGCCAGATAACTTGATGGCTGCCATTGTTGGAGGCAATTTCCGGACAGTTAGCTTTTCTGACCAGTGGATACTGAATGGATCTATTTTCTCTAATGGTGAAATGATCCAATCCTTTCAAAAAGGACTGTCCTTTATTTGGTATTGCACCAAACACAAATCAGACTATGCCTCAATGACTCTAAGTAGAAATGGGAAATGTCATCCAGATCAGGCAGACTTGAAATGGATAACTTCATCTGGCCCAGTTCAAACAGTGAGACCTAAAACACTTCAAGGAAACAATACATACTATTTTCTCTTGATGGTTCAGTATGGGAGTAGGACAGCTCATGCTAAACAAGCAGTATATGTGCGTATTCACTCCCCCTTAATCCTGAATGTTGCATGTATAGAAAACTGTGATAAAGCATTAGTTCCAACAGAAAGATTTTGTCTTTCTGGCAAATGCCTAAATTGCAGACCTAATCAGTCTTCCTATTACTGGTCACTGTATTCAATACAATACAATGAAATAGATTTTGACTGGTTTTCCAAAACTACAACAGGAAGATCCATTCCATATTTACGTATAAATGCATTTGCATTTGAAACTATGACAGAGCATTCATATATTCTTACCTTGAAAGTCTCAACAACAGAAGGACAAACAGCCATCTATAAATATTCTTTTTATGTCAATGGACCACCTCGATTAGGAAAATGTGTCCTTAACCCAAACATTGGTATAGCATTCCTAACCAAATTTATTATTCAGTGCAGCGGGTTTGAAGACAAAAATGAACCCCTTACATATAAAGTAATAGCAGCATACAATCAAATTGAAACTAGTACTATATCATCAATAGAGAATAATACTTtgggaataataatatattcaggCCATGACTATAAAACCCCTCGATCTTTCCTCCCAAACGGTGTGCCATCTCAGAACTCTGCCTTGGTTATATACATTCAAGTATATGATGCTCTTGGAGCAAGTTCTCAAGTAACTTTACAAGCAACTGTTCATGATGAAAAGAAAAGTAAGTCACTGGATATTATTCATCACAAATTACATTCCTTAATTAATGGGCAAAGTGCTCCTATGACAACTTTTCGGATAACTAAAGATTATTTTGATATAGGTTACTTCGTTTATATGGTAGCCTCAGTTTTAAATAATGTTGAGACTTCATTTGCTAGACAGGATTCTACATCTGATTTGAGGCAAATCCTCCTTAACATGAGTGCAGAAATACCAGCAAATACTGCAGAGGAAATAAACCAGGTTATTTTAAGTATTTGCCAGGTAACACATAAAACCATGGAAATAAATGAAGAATCACAACTGATTGCAATCAAGAAACTGAAGGAAGCCAGTAAAGCTCTAATAAGGCTCAGGGACAAAGACTTCAGTTCGAAGGAAACAGATATCCTTAGCAGTGGTATTCTTATTGGGTTGTCCAATGTGTTGAAAGCTTCTCTCTCGGACTACAAAAAGGTCAATATCAATGTAATTAAAGAAACTATTTCTGTGATGGAAATATTAGCAGACTTAGTCTTACAAGATAAAGTCCCTGGAGAAAATGAAACTATAATGAAAACAGAAAACTGGAGGATTCATTTACAAAAATACATGAAGGGAGACCTTTCTGGAAATGTCTCCAATAGAAAATATTGCAGGAATTGCTTTTATCCCAAACTGAAGGAGGGTCGTCATGCTGAATTAAATGTAGATGCTGTGGTTACCACCGTTTTTTATGTATTTGAGATAAATCCTTTCCCTTGGTTGCTTTTTACAGAAGATATTGGAACAATAGTAACCGGATTCAAAATGACAGGTACCCAAACTAATGGTGACGTAATTAGCATCACGCCTGATTTAGTTGAAATTATTATGGCCAGAAAAGATGAGGTCATCTTTGACTTGACTATAGGTCCGGACAAAATGCTTTCTAAAACAACTGGAGGCTTTAGTTTTGAAACAAAGAGAAGTACCAAAGATATTTTCATCCAGATTGTTTCTAAAAGGAATATCACTTTCCAGGTATTTATTTACCCAGGTCACAACATCAGCCGCCCTCCCTTGGCTACATTTACTGTTTCCCATCACAGTCCCCCAACACCTATTGAAAATGACACTACTATTCCTGAATGTGCAGTTGTGGCTCCCTATATCCTTTGTCTTCCGCAATCATTGCTCTGGTCTCCAGTCTATAGCAACAGAGGAGACAAAGTGAGCATCTCTATTGTCTTACAATCGCACCCATTTGTGAGAGAACAGACTACAAAGATTGTCCGCATTGCTGTTTTTGCTGCAGAATGCCTTGATCTGGATGGGATCGAGaagcaatggaaagaaggaacGTGCAGCCTTGGCCCTGAAACAAGCTGGTCCAAAATACATTGCATTTGCAAAGCCAAAGAACTCAGCACAATTACAGGTAGTCCCAGGACAGCAGGGAACTCTGAAACTGGCCTCCGATTTTTGGCCAGCAAGGTATTTTCATTCCCAAATCATAAGGATATGAAAGGGTCCATTTTAATAGATGATGTGCATTATCCCATAGCAGAATTAACattatttatcatttttataCTCTACACATTGATGGCTATCTGGGTCTTAACAAAAGATAAAGTAGGTAGGGAAGATGAAATTATAGATCTGCCAGATAATGATCCATTTGACAAGATAAAGTACCTAATCACAATATATACAGGAAGTCGTCCAAGATCAGGCACAAGAGCTAGTGTTTTTATTGAGCTGATTGGCCAAAATGGAGCCAGTGATGTGCACCAATTAAAACATCCACATTTTCCATGTACCCTCCACCGAGGATCTATAGACACTTTTCTTTTAACTACGAAGATCAACTTAGGAGACATTACTTCTCTTCATATCTGGCATGATAATTGCAGCTTTGGTCCTAGTTGGTACCTAAGCCGAATCAAAGTTCAAAACCTAGAGACTGAACAGTCATGGCTGTTTTGGTGTAGAAAATGGTTATCTCTTCACATAAGTGATTGCCAAATTGAAAGGACATTTGCTGTTACAAACCCAAAAACACCCATAAGCAAAATTGATTGCTTTTTAATAACGGTTAGCAATGACGTGAGAGGAAACCACCTATGGCTGACTGTCTTCACTTATAATAGAATCCATGGCTCTTTGAGCCGATTCCAAAGGTTGTCCTGTTGCTTGGCAATATTGCTGAGCTCCTTGATGTTTAACTCTTTGATCTTTGCTAGTGAGAAAGATCAATTTATCTTTTCAAAACTGTCATACCTGAGATCTATAAGAACTGGAATAGCAGGTGCTTTAATTTCCATCCCTGTGCAGTTAATTTTGACCACCTTGTTTAAGCACTCAGAAAAGAGGCCATCACCACATAGCCCAGCCCAAAGTCAGCAAAAAAAGAGACCCTCCCCAGTAACTGAAAGTCTTTGCACTGAGGACAATATAGGAGATGCTCCACTTGCGGAGGTGACATCTCAGCCATTCCCTCCCTTCAATGCCAATGTCAATAACAATTATCATATAGAAACCGTAATACATCGTAAGAAAACAGAGAACCCACAGCTTAATCGCTGTTCTGAACTCACGGCTTGGTCCTTGGTGTTTTGTATCCCTGGGGTGTCAGCGTTTTTCATCATAGTGCACGGCCTGTCTTTTGGCTACATAACATCCTTGGAATGGTTGCTAGCTTCCATGGCATCATTTTGTGTACATATGTTTCTGTTTGAGACCTTAAAGATAGTTGTAATTTCAGCTTGGAGTGCTGGTTCTGCAAAATACTGTCGAGACATCTCATGGCCAAGCTACCAAGCCATTCAGTTTAAAAGTAGATCTCAGACTGCCAGTGAGATGAAATTCCAGCATCATGAGCTGACTGTGCTTAGAGCTTCCGAACAATACCAACCCTTAAAAAAGGAAGTTGTTAGAAAATTGCGCAGAATACAGAGGATTAAACATCTGTCTTATGCTTATGTGAGGAATATGTTCtgccatctttttttctttgctttaatATTAACTGTTGCACACCCTGCAGAAATCACAAGTTTATATTATTCCAATCAATATATGACAGAGAAATTATCTGTTGATCTATCTAAAGTAATTACAATAGAGGATGTTTACACATGGGTGAAAAATGTCTTTCTGCCATTGATACACAATGACGATGAACCAACTTATCTTTCAGGCACTTGGTACAAAATTCTTGGATTGCCCAGAATGAGACAAATCAGAAGTAAAAGTTCTCCGACAAAATGTTCCTTTCCATATGGTTTGACAAATACATTAAGTATGAATGATATTCATTGTCGAAAGAAATATGGAATTGATCCTGAAGATCAAGCTGACTATCTTGGATCATGGTCAATACCGGCCAAGAGGGCAATTCCTATTGACAGCCCTGGTTTTTTAGGTTTCATTTATGAACATCCTGCTTATGGGTGGAAGTATGACTCAGATGGGAAATTCAACAGCTATTCAGCCAGAGGATAtagcttttatttttttccaggggAGCCACAAGATAATTCAACAACGAGATTAGAAACTTTGGAAAGAAACAAGTGGCTTGATGATAAGACATGGGCACTGATTATTGAACTGACCACCTTTAACCCAGATACAGATCTATACTGCTGTATTTCGGTCATATTTGAGTTTTCTTACATTGGCCCTATTGTCTCTAAGGTGTCTGTTAAATCTTGCCATCTCCCTATTCTCACTGACCAATCCACCAGTGAGATTTTCTTTTTGCTAGCCACTGTATATATGCTCATAACATATATTTCTGATGAATGCTGGATGATATATAAAGATAGgctgaaatatataaaatcagctACCAACTTAATCAATCTTGGAATGAagacattttgtattatttatataatatgcCTTGTATACAAATTTCATCTTGCTGTGGAATTAGTGCATTTTTATCTTCTTAATCCATATCAGTTCATTCCTTTCCATGCAGCTTCCCAGTTTGATGAAGCAGTCAGGATAGTTATGgcatttttgctttttctcttaGTTTTGAAAATGTTCCGCTATTTCAGATTCTTGTATGGTGTACGCCTGGCCCAGAAATCCTTACATGAAGCTTTGCCTAAAATGATTAATCTGTCTTTTGCAGGGGGCATATTCTTTTTTGGGTTTATGTCACTTGGGTATCtagcatttggacaacatgaagTAACATTTCGAACTCTATTAGATTCTTTTACCACTGTATTGTCTTACTGTGCCTTGGCATTTAGGGACACTGAATTTTCATCTGATAAGCTTCTAGGTGGTCTTTTCTTAGGTTGTTTTCAGTTTGTGATGATTTGTGTTTTTGTCAATTTAAGTGAAGCTATTATAATCTCTGCTCATGTGGACATGAAAGAAGCTGTTTATGAACTACCATCAAATGAAGCTGAAGTGATAAACTACCTAGTCCAGAAAATCTACAGGTTCTGTTTTTTTCTTACCACTGGTAGAAAAACTTCAAAAGAAACTACGTTCTTAAATCGGATACTGTATGGAAAAACTGAAAAACATAATAAGCGACAGACTAATAGGCAGTGTATGTAGCGATACAAAGGCTTATCTTTATGTTTGATGAATgtgtaaaataaattaatttttgtaATAGTTTCTCCATGTTGTTGGCATTCaatgattttaaaatgcacacatacacCATGTGGTCAGGTTTCTTTGGTTGTAGCCTGTCTTCCCTTGCTTCCACACAGGTTGTTCCATGGGATAACTTTCTTTTACCTGCATGGTTACTGAATTAAATATTTGATTAATTAAATGTGGAtgttggtgtcatctgtatgcagatgatgtacaACTCTGTTACTCCTTTCCActtgctgctaaggaggctgttcaggtcctgagcCAGTGCTTGGCAACTGAGACAATCTGGATGAGGGAGAAGAAATTGATCCCAGACAAGGCAGAGGTCTTCCTGCTTAGTTGGAAGGCCGagcagggtatagggttacagcctgtactgaatggggttacactccccctgaagacacaggttcgcagcttgggagtgatcctggactcatcactaagACTGGAACCCTAGGTCTCAGTGGTGGTCagaggagcttttgcacaattaaaacttgtgtgccatttgtgcctgtaccttgggaagtcagacgtGGTCACAACAGTCCATGCTCGTGTTACGTCCTGAATAGATtattgcaacgcgctctacgtggggttgcctttgaagactgttcgaaagcttcaagtagtccaatgggcagcaggcAGATTTCTAACTGAAGCTACATATAGGGAGTATATAacccccctgttacgtcagctccattaGCTGCTAGTCTGCTAccgagtacaattcaaagtgttggctttagtctataaagccctaaacagttccagcccagcttacctatccgaacgtatttccctctatgaaccaccccGGAAGCTCagatcttcgggggaggccctgttctcagtcccacctccttcgcaggtgtggttggtggagatgagagacagagccttctcagtggtggcccctcggctgttgAACTCCCTCTCTAGTGAAATCAAATcaacccctccctcctgaccttcaggaaaaaaaactagAAACGTGGATGTGGGACCAAATTTTTGGATAGAAAATtttcagtgcaataagtgaatatGGAATAGTGCAATGACAACTGGAACATCCTCGGACTATGATATTGGATTGcgtggttttaataattggttttaatgtttgagatgttttaatgtatatgtttgtttgctgaatgtatgtttgtatggcatcaaattgttgcctatatgtatatatgtgagccgccctgagtcccctttggggtgagaaaggtgggggtaaataaataaataaataataaacactgATAGGTGCATGTGCAGCAATAatgcaggttaaaaaaaaaaacctgggcccACCCAGCTTCCAGGGCACCATGTGTTCTTAGTCAGCCAGGAATAACCACAGTCCTTGGGATGCTGTGGTTCTAAGCACTCCAGGGTAGAAGCCCTTCAGGGAAGCTTCTCAGGCATGCTTCCTGTTGTGCTACCTCCTGACAATTTTAATGTAAACTGTCATTTTGAACCCCAGAAATTGTGTACTATAGCATCACGTGATCTACAAACC from the Anolis carolinensis isolate JA03-04 chromosome 5, rAnoCar3.1.pri, whole genome shotgun sequence genome contains:
- the LOC107982938 gene encoding polycystin family receptor for egg jelly-like isoform X1; this encodes MSFRNNECLDLDGIEKQWKEGTCSLGPETSWSKIHCICKAKELSTITGSPRTAGNSETGLRFLASKVFSFPNHKDMKGSILIDDVHYPIAELTLFIIFILYTLMAIWVLTKDKVGREDEIIDLPDNDPFDKIKYLITIYTGSRPRSGTRASVFIELIGQNGASDVHQLKHPHFPCTLHRGSIDTFLLTTKINLGDITSLHIWHDNCSFGPSWYLSRIKVQNLETEQSWLFWCRKWLSLHISDCQIERTFAVTNPKTPISKIDCFLITVSNDVRGNHLWLTVFTYNRIHGSLSRFQRLSCCLAILLSSLMFNSLIFASEKDQFIFSKLSYLRSIRTGIAGALISIPVQLILTTLFKHSEKRPSPHSPAQSQQKKRPSPVTESLCTEDNIGDAPLAEVTSQPFPPFNANVNNNYHIETVIHRKKTENPQLNRCSELTAWSLVFCIPGVSAFFIIVHGLSFGYITSLEWLLASMASFCVHMFLFETLKIVVISAWSAGSAKYCRDISWPSYQAIQFKSRSQTASEMKFQHHELTVLRASEQYQPLKKEVVRKLRRIQRIKHLSYAYVRNMFCHLFFFALILTVAHPAEITSLYYSNQYMTEKLSVDLSKVITIEDVYTWVKNVFLPLIHNDDEPTYLSGTWYKILGLPRMRQIRSKSSPTKCSFPYGLTNTLSMNDIHCRKKYGIDPEDQADYLGSWSIPAKRAIPIDSPGFLGFIYEHPAYGWKYDSDGKFNSYSARGYSFYFFPGEPQDNSTTRLETLERNKWLDDKTWALIIELTTFNPDTDLYCCISVIFEFSYIGPIVSKVSVKSCHLPILTDQSTSEIFFLLATVYMLITYISDECWMIYKDRLKYIKSATNLINLGMKTFCIIYIICLVYKFHLAVELVHFYLLNPYQFIPFHAASQFDEAVRIVMAFLLFLLVLKMFRYFRFLYGVRLAQKSLHEALPKMINLSFAGGIFFFGFMSLGYLAFGQHEVTFRTLLDSFTTVLSYCALAFRDTEFSSDKLLGGLFLGCFQFVMICVFVNLSEAIIISAHVDMKEAVYELPSNEAEVINYLVQKIYRFCFFLTTGRKTSKETTFLNRILYGKTEKHNKRQTNRQCM
- the LOC107982938 gene encoding polycystin family receptor for egg jelly-like isoform X2 — translated: MRQIRSKSSPTKCSFPYGLTNTLSMNDIHCRKKYGIDPEDQADYLGSWSIPAKRAIPIDSPGFLGFIYEHPAYGWKYDSDGKFNSYSARGYSFYFFPGEPQDNSTTRLETLERNKWLDDKTWALIIELTTFNPDTDLYCCISVIFEFSYIGPIVSKVSVKSCHLPILTDQSTSEIFFLLATVYMLITYISDECWMIYKDRLKYIKSATNLINLGMKTFCIIYIICLVYKFHLAVELVHFYLLNPYQFIPFHAASQFDEAVRIVMAFLLFLLVLKMFRYFRFLYGVRLAQKSLHEALPKMINLSFAGGIFFFGFMSLGYLAFGQHEVTFRTLLDSFTTVLSYCALAFRDTEFSSDKLLGGLFLGCFQFVMICVFVNLSEAIIISAHVDMKEAVYELPSNEAEVINYLVQKIYRFCFFLTTGRKTSKETTFLNRILYGKTEKHNKRQTNRQCM